The following proteins are encoded in a genomic region of Burkholderia stabilis:
- a CDS encoding CaiB/BaiF CoA transferase family protein, translated as MTEGALEGLVIVDLTRVLAGPFCTMLLADHGARVIKVERPSTGDDARAYGPWYGGKSAYFASLNRGKESIALDLKDPADRRVLDALLEKADVVTENFRPGTMARIGYDWDTLHARFPRLIYGSASGFGHTGPYRDRRAYDMIVQGLGGIMSVTGEPGRVPVRVGPSIGDLAAGLFLTTGLLMALVRRGRTGQGSKVDIGMFDCQLALMEYFIGRYFATGEVTGPVGSYRPAIAPPFGVYRAADGPLIIAAGNDKLFRLLCDALGVPALAADPRFAGGEARKDHEAELERTLNGLLAAHGVEVWCERFAKAGLPAGPINRVDQAVVHPQTAARNMLIDVDDPEVGPYRLVGTPIKISGCPDPSTRRAAPALDRDRDAILAELGLIGEEVHDERA; from the coding sequence ATGACGGAAGGCGCACTCGAAGGGCTCGTGATCGTCGACCTGACGCGCGTGCTGGCCGGGCCGTTCTGCACGATGCTGCTGGCCGACCACGGCGCACGCGTGATCAAGGTCGAGCGGCCGTCGACAGGCGACGACGCACGCGCGTACGGCCCGTGGTACGGCGGCAAGTCGGCGTACTTCGCGTCGCTCAATCGCGGCAAGGAGAGCATCGCGCTCGACCTGAAGGACCCGGCCGATCGTCGCGTGCTCGACGCGCTGCTCGAGAAGGCGGACGTCGTCACCGAGAACTTCCGGCCCGGCACGATGGCGCGCATCGGCTACGACTGGGACACGCTGCATGCGCGCTTCCCGCGCCTGATCTACGGCAGCGCATCGGGGTTCGGCCACACGGGACCGTATCGCGACCGCCGTGCGTACGACATGATCGTCCAGGGGCTCGGCGGGATCATGAGCGTGACGGGCGAGCCCGGACGCGTGCCCGTGCGGGTCGGGCCGTCGATCGGCGACCTGGCGGCCGGCCTGTTCCTGACGACCGGGCTGCTGATGGCGCTCGTGCGGCGCGGCCGGACCGGGCAAGGCTCGAAGGTCGACATCGGCATGTTCGACTGCCAGCTCGCGCTGATGGAGTACTTCATCGGCCGTTACTTCGCGACCGGCGAAGTCACGGGGCCGGTCGGCAGCTACCGGCCGGCGATCGCGCCGCCGTTCGGCGTCTATCGCGCGGCGGACGGCCCGCTCATCATCGCGGCCGGCAACGACAAGCTGTTCCGGCTGCTGTGCGACGCGCTCGGCGTGCCGGCGCTCGCGGCCGATCCGCGCTTCGCGGGCGGCGAGGCGCGCAAGGATCACGAGGCCGAGCTCGAGCGCACGCTCAACGGCCTGCTGGCGGCGCACGGCGTCGAGGTCTGGTGCGAGCGGTTCGCGAAAGCGGGGCTGCCGGCCGGCCCGATCAACCGCGTCGACCAGGCCGTCGTCCATCCGCAGACGGCCGCGCGCAACATGCTGATCGACGTGGACGATCCGGAGGTCGGCCCGTACCGGCTCGTCGGCACGCCGATCAAGATTTCGGGCTGCCCCGATCCGTCCACCCGCCGGGCCGCGCCGGCGCTCGATCGCGATCGCGACGCGATTCTCGCGGAGCTGGGCCTGATTGGAGAGGAGGTGCACGATGAACGCGCGTAG